A genome region from Fibrobacter sp. UBA4297 includes the following:
- a CDS encoding ATP-dependent Clp protease proteolytic subunit encodes MADCNENKEKQTPDMLKKAEEYLASKRRIFLWGGVDDESAERIVKQLLYLDSLNHDDIYFFINSPGGVISSGLAIYDCMNAIESDVVTVCCGQAASMGAVLLTAGAKGKRAAWPNARIMIHQPLIHGEIVAPASDIQIQAEEMLRIRGITGKILAETSGHTIEQIDRDTERDNFMSAEEAKAYGLVDK; translated from the coding sequence ATGGCAGATTGTAACGAAAACAAAGAAAAGCAGACTCCGGACATGCTCAAGAAGGCTGAAGAATACCTTGCCTCCAAGCGCAGAATTTTCTTGTGGGGTGGTGTCGATGACGAGAGTGCCGAACGCATTGTGAAGCAGCTTTTGTATTTGGATTCTTTGAACCACGACGATATTTATTTCTTCATCAACAGCCCGGGTGGCGTGATTTCTAGCGGTCTTGCCATTTACGACTGCATGAACGCTATTGAAAGTGATGTCGTGACGGTTTGCTGCGGACAGGCAGCCTCCATGGGTGCCGTGCTCCTCACTGCCGGTGCTAAGGGCAAGCGCGCCGCATGGCCGAACGCCCGCATCATGATCCACCAGCCGCTCATTCACGGCGAGATTGTGGCTCCTGCAAGCGACATCCAGATCCAGGCCGAAGAAATGCTCCGCATCCGTGGCATCACGGGCAAGATTCTTGCTGAAACTTCTGGACACACGATTGAACAGATTGACCGCGATACCGAACGCGACAACTTTATGTCTGCCGAAGAGGCTAAGGCTTACGGTCTCGTGGATAAAG
- a CDS encoding type I 3-dehydroquinate dehydratase, with protein sequence MPTDSPKYLVGLVSPETLTAAESEELHPARIDFESCDILEIRYDFFDESEWSGLSARIRKLVPKAIQLGTIRLKRDGGTFPDARAIERLGFFEQILNAADVPEWLDLERDCLHDYDKLRELATPKGVKILISEHNFTRIPSDLELKNYLTDVKRVKADGIKIAAMSNSDDDCSRLYKFAKRAKGFKFIAAFGMGETGKTSRIWSLKEGANLTYGAIGTAAAPGQIDVALMRKAIDRLENTSSQLEISSFLDTF encoded by the coding sequence ATGCCAACTGATTCACCCAAATACCTGGTCGGGCTCGTGAGTCCCGAAACGCTTACCGCCGCCGAGAGTGAAGAACTCCACCCGGCGCGCATTGACTTTGAAAGTTGCGACATTCTCGAAATCCGTTACGACTTTTTTGACGAATCCGAATGGTCTGGGCTTTCTGCTAGAATCCGCAAGCTCGTCCCGAAGGCGATTCAGCTCGGCACCATCCGCCTCAAGCGCGACGGCGGTACATTCCCCGATGCACGCGCTATCGAGCGCCTCGGTTTTTTTGAACAAATTCTCAACGCAGCGGACGTCCCGGAATGGCTGGACCTTGAACGCGACTGCCTACACGACTACGACAAGCTCCGCGAACTGGCCACCCCGAAAGGCGTTAAGATCCTCATTTCCGAGCACAACTTCACCCGCATCCCAAGCGACCTCGAACTCAAGAACTACCTCACCGACGTCAAACGGGTCAAGGCAGACGGCATCAAAATCGCCGCCATGAGTAACTCCGACGATGACTGCTCGCGCCTCTACAAGTTCGCCAAAAGAGCCAAAGGGTTCAAGTTCATCGCGGCATTTGGCATGGGCGAAACCGGAAAAACCAGTCGAATTTGGTCTTTGAAGGAGGGTGCAAACCTCACTTACGGCGCCATCGGGACGGCTGCCGCCCCCGGCCAAATCGATGTTGCACTCATGAGAAAAGCTATCGACAGGCTCGAAAACACCTCTTCTCAGTTAGAAATTTCTTCTTTTTTGGACACATTTTAG
- a CDS encoding PTS sugar transporter subunit IIA, producing the protein MRLSERFVDNCILINSSSETKEAILNELVDTLCSAYKLDHRDEIFEAIWTREQSRSTGIGCGLAVPHAKIDYVDRMCMVAATIEKGLDFQSFDGEPVYLLILIVSPGNTVGPHLKALSSVSRLLADGNVRKDLIASKTPAEFLSILRAAEDKFL; encoded by the coding sequence ATGCGTCTATCTGAAAGATTTGTAGATAATTGCATCTTGATAAATTCTTCCAGTGAAACTAAAGAAGCCATTCTTAACGAATTGGTCGATACACTTTGCAGCGCCTACAAACTTGACCACCGCGACGAAATCTTTGAAGCCATCTGGACACGCGAACAGAGCCGTTCCACGGGCATCGGTTGCGGCCTTGCTGTCCCGCACGCCAAGATTGACTACGTCGACCGCATGTGCATGGTTGCCGCCACTATCGAAAAGGGCCTCGACTTCCAGTCCTTCGATGGCGAACCGGTGTACCTGCTCATCCTCATCGTGAGCCCGGGCAACACTGTGGGCCCGCATCTCAAGGCACTTTCTTCCGTGAGCCGCCTCCTCGCTGATGGCAACGTTCGCAAGGACCTCATTGCCTCCAAGACCCCGGCAGAGTTCCTCAGCATCCTCCGCGCCGCCGAAGACAAGTTCCTTTAA
- a CDS encoding TolC family protein: MNYRKAIVLGIFASASLVFADGSWTLSACLKQAKEKSLKLESAKLREQKADVSLEQAKVGNYPTLSASIGNTLYDSPFRDGPQDHYRLSAGLSASYTLWDGGSTRLSIQANEINKEATRLSTKETERSVQESVLNAYMNLLAAIEKLHTADATVELAKAEFEHYNTLFEAGSITKKDLTQSQANVLQKEAAQLAAQLSMNTAKTTLRQLLELPESEAFEISAPETEIQTPDALTPIPTLNELQSTATETNPGLKSDSLAIQVAKKNTEIAGKGKSIKVSLGANASTGLQAWESKKYGSQLKNGYQHSVSLNINIPIIDGGATENKVLQAQISETESQVALKEQAKTLENNIEKLYLNALSADMQWKAAILQVEAENEALQVAEEQRNVGALTYTDYLTQKNRLESAQSTLTNAKYTSLLARNLLDLYQGKLD, encoded by the coding sequence ATGAATTACAGAAAAGCAATCGTTCTCGGTATTTTTGCGTCAGCATCGCTCGTTTTCGCTGATGGTTCCTGGACCTTAAGCGCATGCCTCAAGCAGGCCAAAGAAAAGAGCCTCAAGCTCGAATCTGCAAAGCTCCGCGAACAGAAAGCTGATGTGAGCCTCGAACAGGCTAAGGTCGGGAACTACCCCACACTCTCCGCAAGCATCGGCAATACCCTTTACGATTCCCCGTTCAGAGACGGCCCGCAGGACCACTACCGTTTAAGCGCTGGCCTTAGCGCCTCTTACACGCTCTGGGACGGCGGTTCTACAAGACTTTCCATCCAGGCAAACGAGATTAACAAAGAAGCGACGCGCCTTTCGACAAAGGAAACCGAACGCTCCGTGCAAGAAAGTGTCTTGAACGCCTACATGAACTTGCTTGCCGCGATTGAAAAGCTGCACACCGCAGACGCGACCGTTGAACTTGCCAAGGCTGAATTCGAGCACTACAACACGTTGTTCGAAGCAGGCTCCATCACCAAGAAAGATTTGACGCAGTCGCAAGCTAACGTACTCCAGAAAGAAGCGGCCCAGCTCGCAGCCCAGCTTAGCATGAACACCGCAAAGACAACGCTCCGCCAGCTCTTGGAACTTCCGGAAAGCGAAGCGTTCGAGATCTCCGCTCCGGAAACCGAAATCCAGACACCGGACGCTCTCACGCCGATTCCGACCCTCAATGAGCTCCAGTCCACAGCCACAGAAACAAATCCGGGATTAAAGTCTGACAGCCTCGCCATCCAAGTCGCAAAGAAGAATACCGAAATTGCAGGCAAGGGCAAGTCCATCAAGGTCTCGCTCGGCGCAAACGCAAGCACCGGCCTCCAGGCCTGGGAATCCAAGAAGTACGGAAGCCAGCTCAAGAACGGCTACCAGCACAGCGTATCGTTGAACATCAACATCCCGATTATCGACGGTGGTGCAACAGAAAACAAGGTCTTACAGGCACAGATTAGCGAAACCGAAAGTCAGGTTGCTTTAAAGGAACAGGCAAAGACGCTCGAAAACAACATCGAAAAACTTTACCTGAACGCCCTCAGCGCCGACATGCAGTGGAAAGCGGCAATCCTCCAGGTTGAAGCAGAAAACGAGGCATTGCAAGTCGCCGAAGAACAACGTAACGTAGGTGCCCTCACGTACACAGATTACCTCACGCAGAAGAACCGCCTCGAAAGCGCACAATCCACGCTCACGAACGCCAAGTACACAAGCCTCTTGGCCCGCAACCTGCTGGATTTGTATCAAGGTAAGTTGGACTAA
- a CDS encoding NYN domain-containing protein: protein MNHIAIFIDAENLTNWVKNNGVQSLMDELLPLGQIVVRKAYGKWSTPQLIPLQSALNENGFELVHTFHPVSGKNSTDIKMTVDTMEVALDSQVQWIVLATGDSDFSPLFRKLREQGKEVIGVGPKSPLSECVKNSCSRYIYTDDATSADDDSGDEVADAKERANLIVSEKIDSMEMLRSVLQKEDGPIALAAIKPKMLGLDNAFNEKRLGFKTFKDFVKSADFVQMTDVGGGSYMVALAEQKVAVEEDAQMVLAKALKRKGWDMFPRNMLKKIYAEACDLTSFVPMNKQDLVQEIVAKNIAGTTSSIINRALSTFFKAKLVTISGGDDKLWTLTETNQYWKEIDKAMLDRLRVSLKETGQKVPKKDIVSILYGKYADGEAEKLV from the coding sequence ATGAACCACATTGCAATTTTTATCGACGCAGAGAATTTGACCAACTGGGTCAAAAATAACGGTGTTCAGTCGCTTATGGATGAGCTTTTGCCGCTGGGCCAGATTGTCGTGCGCAAGGCTTATGGCAAATGGTCCACGCCGCAGCTGATCCCGTTACAGTCTGCGCTCAACGAAAATGGCTTTGAACTCGTGCACACTTTCCACCCGGTGAGCGGCAAGAATTCGACGGACATCAAGATGACGGTCGATACGATGGAAGTGGCGCTCGATTCTCAGGTGCAGTGGATTGTGCTTGCTACGGGCGATTCTGACTTTTCGCCGCTTTTCCGCAAGCTGCGTGAACAGGGCAAGGAAGTGATTGGCGTGGGGCCCAAGTCCCCATTGAGCGAATGCGTCAAGAATTCCTGCTCCCGCTACATTTACACAGACGATGCGACTAGTGCCGATGACGATTCCGGCGATGAAGTCGCCGATGCGAAGGAACGCGCAAACCTGATTGTTTCCGAGAAAATCGATTCCATGGAAATGCTCCGTAGCGTTCTGCAAAAAGAAGATGGTCCGATTGCTCTTGCGGCGATCAAGCCCAAGATGCTCGGACTCGATAACGCGTTTAACGAGAAACGCCTCGGCTTCAAGACGTTCAAGGATTTCGTAAAGTCCGCGGACTTTGTACAAATGACGGATGTGGGTGGCGGCTCTTACATGGTCGCGCTCGCCGAGCAAAAAGTAGCAGTTGAAGAAGATGCGCAAATGGTCTTGGCGAAGGCGCTTAAGCGCAAGGGCTGGGACATGTTCCCGCGCAACATGCTCAAGAAGATTTATGCCGAGGCTTGTGACCTCACTTCGTTTGTTCCAATGAACAAGCAGGACTTGGTTCAGGAAATTGTCGCAAAGAATATTGCGGGTACCACGAGCAGCATTATCAACCGTGCGCTGAGCACGTTCTTCAAGGCGAAACTCGTGACCATCAGCGGTGGCGATGACAAACTCTGGACGCTTACCGAGACGAACCAGTACTGGAAAGAAATCGACAAGGCGATGCTCGACAGGCTCCGCGTGAGCCTCAAGGAGACTGGCCAGAAGGTTCCCAAGAAAGATATCGTATCTATTTTGTACGGAAAGTACGCTGACGGCGAAGCCGAAAAGCTTGTTTAG
- a CDS encoding esterase translates to MKAKQLSLVTAACVAALCSTTFAYTISGTVSDDQGKALKDVDVSLLKEGKSTKTDDQGKFTIHENEEEVGINPSFRNAIGYISVNNGILSYSQSSTSPVQVKVYNSLGNQVFNKTLQGSGTYDLGKGLKARGTYFAQVSVGSAKQNFKFTTDDSFKSSFGTQAGALMKDAQKGEAIRFVAADYDTLTIALNTLDTNLNVKLTKSVPAEQTFKFGYALKNEPRKSKGCGKNSSLNSTGSVENGKKYNLNVGGKNRTFFITLPSNYDNTKPHKLLIANHCMGSKAEDFVHHTPDYDHPTPYYGQQKLDKNGDYIFVAPQGNDNGTWNGKEDHQFVDEMITTMFDNYCVDTTRVFATGFSFGAMFTNSLAQDLQERLRAVAVYATADYNIWLPSAGTGRYDAKNLPIAWMGVHGKRDGVCNYDRAKTSALPRILKRNGKADANGNFTDASSEKPQEFNGTAGHLCYDFKNVDERFPVKWCSWNGEHQWTAHDGPNTGTGQGWQNTWVPEEVHKFFEQF, encoded by the coding sequence ATGAAAGCGAAACAACTTTCGCTCGTTACTGCCGCATGCGTTGCGGCTTTATGTTCCACAACATTTGCCTACACGATTAGCGGAACTGTCTCCGACGATCAGGGTAAGGCCCTCAAGGATGTCGATGTCAGTTTGCTCAAGGAGGGCAAGTCCACAAAGACAGACGACCAGGGTAAATTCACCATCCATGAAAACGAAGAAGAAGTGGGCATCAATCCGAGCTTCAGAAACGCAATCGGATACATCAGCGTCAACAACGGCATTCTCTCTTACTCCCAGAGCAGCACCTCGCCCGTGCAGGTGAAGGTTTACAATTCGCTGGGGAACCAGGTTTTCAACAAGACGTTGCAGGGTTCCGGCACGTACGACTTGGGCAAGGGCCTCAAGGCTCGCGGCACCTATTTTGCACAGGTTTCCGTCGGCAGCGCCAAGCAGAATTTCAAGTTTACGACGGATGACAGCTTTAAAAGTTCCTTCGGCACGCAGGCAGGCGCTCTCATGAAGGACGCACAGAAGGGCGAAGCCATCCGATTTGTCGCCGCAGATTACGATACGCTCACCATCGCGCTCAACACGCTTGACACGAATCTCAACGTGAAACTCACGAAGAGCGTACCGGCAGAACAGACCTTCAAATTCGGCTATGCCCTCAAGAACGAACCGCGCAAGAGTAAAGGGTGCGGCAAGAATTCATCCCTCAATTCAACCGGTAGCGTCGAAAACGGCAAGAAGTACAACTTGAATGTCGGCGGCAAAAACCGTACATTCTTCATCACCTTGCCGAGCAACTACGATAACACCAAGCCGCACAAGTTGCTTATCGCAAACCACTGCATGGGTTCAAAGGCCGAAGACTTCGTGCACCATACTCCGGACTACGACCATCCGACCCCGTACTACGGACAACAGAAACTGGACAAGAACGGTGATTACATATTCGTCGCTCCGCAGGGTAACGACAACGGTACTTGGAACGGCAAGGAAGACCACCAGTTCGTTGACGAAATGATTACCACAATGTTCGACAACTACTGCGTTGACACCACCCGCGTGTTCGCCACAGGATTTAGCTTCGGCGCCATGTTCACGAACTCTCTCGCTCAGGACTTGCAAGAAAGACTCCGCGCTGTAGCCGTCTACGCAACTGCAGACTACAACATTTGGCTCCCGTCTGCAGGAACAGGTCGTTATGACGCCAAGAACTTGCCTATCGCCTGGATGGGCGTACACGGCAAGAGAGACGGCGTGTGCAACTACGACCGCGCCAAGACCAGCGCCCTCCCGAGAATCCTCAAGCGTAACGGCAAGGCCGACGCAAACGGCAACTTCACCGACGCAAGCTCCGAAAAGCCGCAAGAATTCAACGGCACTGCAGGCCACCTCTGCTATGATTTCAAGAATGTCGACGAACGTTTCCCGGTCAAGTGGTGCAGCTGGAACGGCGAACACCAGTGGACAGCACATGACGGCCCCAACACGGGTACCGGACAGGGCTGGCAGAATACCTGGGTTCCCGAGGAAGTCCACAAGTTCTTCGAACAGTTCTAA
- a CDS encoding T9SS type A sorting domain-containing protein: MIKAPNLFTAACFALCGMASAYTITGTVSDNDGKALKGVTVDLLKEGKTASTDDKGKFTIQEDEVGINPSFRNAVGYISVNKGILSYSQSSTSPVQVKIYNSLGHQIFKKTLQGAGTYDLSKGLSARGTYFAQVSVGNAKQKFKFTTDESFTSSFGSQASALMKDAAKDEALRFTFEGYDTLTVPLGTLDTTVDVKLSKTIPPEPTFKFGYALKNAPTPSKGCGTNSTLKKIKSVENGDQFQIKVGNDTRDYFITLPKNYDNKKPHKVLFALHCYGSRGEDFVHHKADYDHPTPYYGQQVLDKNGDYIFVSLDAIGGLWTKGQGDHDFFAQTLTTLNDNYCIDTSRVFITGFSFGAMFSYSLMQDMQSRVRAAATYAVADYNIWLPEGNNMKNLPIAWMNVHGKNDGRCDYNRAKTSALPRILKRNGKADANGDFTDASSEKPKEVSGNTGHVCYDFTTVDERFPVKWCSWPGDHQWTAHDTGNMGVGWNWEQTWVPEEVHKFFEQF, from the coding sequence ATGATTAAAGCGCCTAATCTATTTACGGCTGCGTGTTTTGCCTTGTGCGGGATGGCATCGGCATACACAATCACGGGAACCGTTTCTGACAACGACGGCAAGGCACTCAAAGGTGTCACGGTCGACCTGCTCAAAGAAGGCAAGACAGCCTCGACGGATGATAAGGGTAAATTCACCATCCAGGAAGACGAAGTGGGCATCAACCCGAGCTTCAGAAACGCCGTTGGCTATATCAGCGTAAACAAAGGCATTCTCTCTTACTCCCAAAGCAGCACCTCGCCCGTGCAGGTGAAGATTTACAACTCTCTCGGCCACCAGATTTTCAAAAAAACATTGCAGGGCGCAGGCACGTATGATTTGAGCAAGGGTTTAAGCGCACGCGGTACTTACTTTGCACAGGTCTCTGTCGGTAACGCCAAGCAGAAATTCAAGTTCACGACGGACGAGAGCTTTACAAGCTCTTTCGGCTCGCAGGCTAGCGCCCTCATGAAAGACGCCGCCAAGGACGAAGCGCTCCGCTTTACATTCGAAGGCTATGACACGCTCACCGTGCCGCTCGGAACGCTCGACACGACCGTTGACGTGAAACTCTCGAAGACCATCCCTCCCGAACCGACGTTCAAATTCGGCTACGCCTTGAAGAACGCACCGACTCCGAGTAAGGGCTGTGGCACAAACTCCACATTGAAAAAAATCAAGAGCGTCGAAAACGGCGACCAGTTCCAAATCAAGGTCGGTAACGATACGCGCGATTACTTTATCACCTTGCCGAAGAACTACGACAACAAGAAACCGCACAAGGTTCTTTTTGCCTTACACTGCTACGGTAGCCGCGGAGAAGACTTCGTGCATCACAAAGCAGACTACGACCATCCGACTCCGTACTACGGCCAGCAAGTGCTCGACAAGAACGGCGACTACATCTTCGTTTCGCTTGACGCCATTGGCGGCCTTTGGACCAAGGGACAGGGCGATCACGACTTCTTTGCACAGACACTCACGACTTTGAACGACAACTATTGCATTGATACAAGCCGCGTGTTCATTACAGGCTTTAGCTTTGGCGCCATGTTCAGCTACTCACTCATGCAAGACATGCAGAGCCGCGTCCGCGCCGCCGCAACCTACGCAGTCGCTGACTACAACATTTGGCTCCCCGAAGGCAACAACATGAAGAACTTGCCGATTGCCTGGATGAACGTTCACGGCAAAAACGACGGCAGATGCGATTACAACCGCGCCAAGACTAGCGCCCTCCCGAGAATCCTCAAGCGGAACGGCAAGGCCGACGCCAACGGAGACTTCACCGACGCAAGCTCCGAAAAGCCGAAGGAAGTGAGTGGCAACACCGGACACGTCTGCTACGACTTCACGACTGTTGACGAACGCTTCCCAGTCAAATGGTGCAGCTGGCCGGGTGACCATCAGTGGACCGCACACGACACCGGTAACATGGGCGTCGGCTGGAACTGGGAACAGACATGGGTCCCTGAAGAAGTCCACAAGTTCTTCGAACAGTTCTAA
- a CDS encoding S41 family peptidase translates to MKKIALTAFALYATMLFADESFGGIGLVIQDGNIGLEIEAIIPNTPAAKSNLKSGDLIIAVDNQELQKLTFEQSVSLFRDVKNKPIVLTYISSDDTLQATLRRTMITTKQVSSFDADAGKIIGKKYISTIELSDNNYMAVFLDSSSPAFKDDNSKYKDKLSNIRLLQIQNSIISYENTASGKIFSTDLNGKFHNK, encoded by the coding sequence ATGAAAAAGATTGCCTTGACTGCATTTGCTCTTTACGCAACGATGCTTTTTGCAGACGAATCATTTGGCGGAATCGGTCTTGTCATACAAGACGGAAACATCGGCTTAGAAATTGAAGCAATCATCCCCAACACACCTGCAGCAAAATCAAATTTAAAATCAGGCGATTTAATCATTGCTGTTGACAATCAAGAATTACAGAAACTGACATTTGAACAGAGTGTCAGTTTATTTCGCGATGTAAAGAACAAGCCAATTGTTCTCACATACATAAGTAGCGACGACACTCTTCAAGCTACACTTCGCCGAACAATGATTACAACAAAACAAGTATCGTCATTTGACGCAGATGCCGGAAAAATTATCGGAAAGAAATACATTTCCACTATTGAACTGAGCGATAACAACTACATGGCCGTTTTTCTAGACAGTTCTTCTCCTGCATTTAAAGATGATAATTCCAAATACAAGGATAAACTCAGTAACATCCGTTTGTTACAAATACAAAATAGCATCATCAGTTACGAAAATACAGCCAGTGGAAAGATCTTTTCTACGGATCTAAACGGCAAATTTCACAACAAATAA
- a CDS encoding DUF6345 domain-containing protein: MKIIYLISILFFVFCPYAASAPSNFSILTFAISSYQDKWQDNSSQSRETANALVSSLKSNLLEKYPQITFSSTGYYDELVTKQNFLNSSTNNFNFVFYKGHGGPNYITMWPKYEYVYNTSKKFGGKTYWVLLRSCLVFKNGETNQDPWFNGVHSILGYSSLSWNYEKYKHYYRCGFLNIGQCSYSRASYYVERDFATNWIKQKQGIWAAYSNAVYKWIAKEQGLGVEPKIVYRYGYVDGKFFDPWEETFENSIQKPVFKNAGEYSGIGSRWNTMGTPCYSTPCK, translated from the coding sequence ATGAAAATAATCTATCTTATTTCCATTTTATTTTTCGTTTTCTGCCCTTACGCAGCAAGCGCACCTTCCAATTTTTCAATCTTAACATTCGCTATCAGTTCATATCAAGACAAATGGCAAGACAATTCTTCACAATCAAGAGAAACCGCTAACGCCCTAGTCAGTTCTCTAAAAAGCAATTTATTAGAAAAATATCCTCAAATCACATTTTCTTCAACAGGGTATTATGACGAACTAGTAACTAAACAGAATTTTTTAAATTCTTCAACAAACAATTTCAACTTCGTTTTTTACAAAGGACATGGCGGTCCAAATTATATTACAATGTGGCCCAAATATGAATATGTATACAACACTTCAAAAAAATTTGGCGGAAAAACGTATTGGGTCCTGCTGCGATCCTGTCTTGTTTTTAAAAATGGAGAAACCAATCAAGACCCATGGTTTAATGGAGTTCATTCAATTCTTGGTTATAGTTCACTATCATGGAATTACGAAAAATACAAGCACTATTATCGTTGCGGCTTCCTTAACATAGGACAGTGTTCTTACTCTAGAGCTTCTTACTATGTTGAAAGAGATTTTGCGACCAATTGGATTAAACAGAAACAGGGAATATGGGCCGCCTACTCAAACGCAGTATACAAGTGGATTGCAAAAGAACAAGGATTAGGCGTTGAACCTAAAATTGTCTATCGTTATGGATATGTTGATGGGAAATTCTTTGATCCATGGGAAGAAACATTTGAAAATTCAATTCAAAAACCCGTTTTTAAAAATGCTGGAGAATACTCGGGCATTGGATCTAGATGGAATACCATGGGAACACCTTGCTACAGCACACCCTGTAAATAA
- the glmM gene encoding phosphoglucosamine mutase gives MSKLMRSISGIRGIVGDTLTPQVLQSHVRAFLEITKAKRVVIGRDSRPTGDAIVQFVAGICRLSGVDVVDVGLSTTPSVELLTTHFKADAGIIITASHNPLEWNALKFLNNKGLFLGPDDVKQLFALADANQFSYPDYRTMGKYEVAPDADGIHIDGTLKIPFVDVEAIKAKHFKVAVDAVNGAGSFIVPRLLEQLGCEVVRVHCSPDGTFPRGAEPIPENLGDLRKAVKDNGCAVGFAVDPDADRCALVDGLGQSIGEEYTLAIATDEVLAQKKGSVCVNLSTSRMNEDVAAKYGCEFSRAKVGEINVSLQMIENGCVIGGEGNGGVILPALHYGRDSLVAAALVLSWMAHHNGGPEKFVAENPAYVMPKKKFELGDKKVADILPKVKAEFAGWKTDERDGLWLGSEKSWVHVRASNTEPVIRVIAEAPTAEEAESLCSKVEKLI, from the coding sequence ATGTCTAAATTAATGCGTTCTATTTCTGGTATCCGCGGAATCGTTGGCGATACCCTTACTCCGCAGGTTTTGCAGAGCCATGTGCGTGCATTCCTTGAAATCACGAAGGCAAAGCGCGTAGTGATTGGCCGCGATAGCCGCCCGACAGGTGATGCCATTGTTCAGTTTGTCGCTGGCATTTGCCGCCTTTCTGGTGTGGATGTCGTGGATGTTGGCCTTTCGACGACTCCGTCCGTGGAACTTTTGACGACGCACTTCAAGGCAGATGCGGGCATCATCATTACCGCAAGCCATAACCCGCTCGAATGGAACGCTCTCAAGTTCCTCAACAACAAGGGACTCTTCCTCGGTCCGGATGACGTGAAGCAGCTCTTTGCTCTCGCCGATGCAAACCAGTTCAGCTATCCGGATTACCGCACGATGGGCAAGTACGAAGTCGCTCCGGATGCCGATGGCATTCACATTGATGGTACGCTCAAGATTCCGTTCGTGGATGTCGAAGCCATCAAGGCCAAGCATTTCAAGGTCGCTGTCGATGCTGTGAACGGTGCCGGTAGCTTTATCGTGCCGCGCCTTTTGGAACAGCTCGGTTGCGAAGTGGTTCGCGTCCATTGTAGCCCGGATGGCACGTTCCCGCGTGGTGCAGAACCGATTCCTGAAAATCTTGGTGACTTGCGCAAGGCTGTCAAGGATAACGGCTGCGCTGTTGGCTTTGCTGTGGATCCGGATGCAGACCGCTGCGCTCTCGTGGATGGTTTGGGACAAAGTATCGGCGAAGAATACACGCTTGCAATTGCAACAGACGAAGTGCTTGCCCAAAAGAAGGGTAGCGTTTGCGTGAACCTCTCCACGAGCCGCATGAACGAAGATGTTGCCGCCAAGTACGGTTGTGAATTCAGCCGCGCGAAGGTCGGTGAAATCAACGTTAGCCTCCAGATGATTGAGAATGGCTGCGTCATCGGCGGTGAAGGTAACGGCGGTGTGATTCTCCCGGCGCTCCATTACGGTCGCGATAGCCTCGTGGCTGCCGCACTTGTGCTTTCTTGGATGGCCCACCACAATGGCGGCCCGGAAAAGTTCGTGGCAGAAAATCCGGCCTACGTGATGCCGAAGAAAAAGTTCGAACTCGGCGACAAGAAGGTTGCAGACATTCTCCCGAAGGTCAAGGCTGAATTTGCCGGCTGGAAGACGGATGAACGCGACGGTCTCTGGCTCGGGAGCGAAAAATCCTGGGTGCATGTGCGCGCCAGCAACACGGAACCCGTAATCCGCGTGATTGCCGAAGCTCCGACTGCTGAAGAAGCTGAATCGCTTTGTTCTAAAGTGGAAAAATTGATCTAG
- a CDS encoding cupin domain-containing protein — MIIDLKGMETTVLPNFKGGEKEYKAKMYFDGTTRIMHGTLEAGASIGYHKHETNSEIMFFVSGKGKVLFDDGVEYVEAGQCHFCPKGHSHSLINEGPEDLVFYATVPELG; from the coding sequence ATGATTATTGATTTAAAAGGTATGGAGACGACTGTTCTCCCGAATTTTAAGGGTGGCGAAAAAGAATACAAGGCCAAGATGTATTTCGACGGCACGACGCGCATTATGCACGGCACGCTCGAAGCAGGCGCATCTATCGGTTACCACAAGCACGAAACCAACAGCGAAATTATGTTCTTTGTCTCGGGGAAGGGTAAGGTACTTTTTGATGATGGTGTGGAATACGTCGAAGCTGGCCAGTGCCATTTCTGCCCGAAGGGCCATTCCCACAGCTTGATTAATGAAGGTCCGGAAGATCTCGTCTTTTATGCGACGGTCCCGGAACTCGGATAA